The following coding sequences are from one Arachis hypogaea cultivar Tifrunner chromosome 7, arahy.Tifrunner.gnm2.J5K5, whole genome shotgun sequence window:
- the LOC112703517 gene encoding probable sodium/metabolite cotransporter BASS1, chloroplastic has translation MQASLACYSRPHGNPLVKLNLQTSSHTTTNNYNLLPSITSHTPISLPMKLQPQILLSPSPLLPKPKANRTLSSKVGPLGCGISSNGYGASGKRSLREWVELCGEVLSTAFPLWVTIGCVLGLVRPSSFNWVSPKLSIVGLTIIMLGMGMTLTLDDLRGALAMPKEVLSGFLLQYSVMPLSGFFVSKLLNLPSHYAAGLILVGCCPGGTASNIVTYLARGNVALSVIMTAASTLSAVVMTPFLTAKLAGKYVAVDAAGLLTSTLQVVLLPVLAGAFLNQYFQPLVKLVSPLMPPMAVATVAILCGNAIAQSSSAILMSGGQVVLACMLLHASGFFFGYVLARMLKLDVSSSRTISIEVGMQNSVLGVVLATQHFGDPLTTVPCAVSSVCHSIFGSILAGIWRRSLPAEMKD, from the exons ATGCAAGCATCACTTGCATGCTATTCACGTCCACATGGAAACCCACTTGTCAAACTCAATCTCCAAACATCATCACACACCACCACCAACAACTATAACCTCCTACCATCAATCACTTCACACACACCAATCTCTCTTCCCATGAAACTCCAACCTCAGATTCTTTTGAGCCCTTCCCCTTTACTTCCCAAGCCAAAAGCAAACAGAACTTTGAGCTCCAAAGTTGGTCCACTTGGTTGCGGCATTTCGTCGAACGGGTACGGTGCAAGTGGGAAGAGGAGTTTGAGGGAGTGGGTTGAGTTATGCGGCGAGGTACTTTCAACTGCGTTTCCTTTGTGGGTGACGATTGGGTGCGTGTTGGGATTGGTGAGACCCAGTTCCTTCAATTGGGTCAGTCCAAAATTAAGCATTGTGGGACTCACCATAATCATGCTTGGTATGGGTATGACTCTCACTCTTGATGATCTTCGTGGTGCTCTTGCTATGCCCAAAGAAGTTCTCTCTGGTTTTCTGCTTCAATATTCG GTGATGCCATTATCTGGATTCTTTGTAAGCAAACTCTTAAACCTTCCATCACATTATGCAGCAGGTTTAATATTAGTTGGCTGCTGCCCTGGTG GCACAGCTAGCAATATTGTTACATATCTTGCACG TGGAAATGTGGCCCTCTCTGTGATAATGACAGCTGCAAGCACTTTATCTGCTGTG GTCATGACTCCTTTCTTGACAGCCAAACTTGCTGGTAAGTATGTAGCTGTGGATGCAGCTGGTTTGTTGACTTCAACATTGCAA GTTGTGCTCTTACCTGTATTGGCTGGTGCATTTCTGAATCAGTACTTCCAACCTCTTGTTAAGTTAGTTTCTCCTCTAATGCCACCCATGGCTGTAGCAACTGTTGCGATTTTATGTGGAAATGCAATTGCTCAGAGTTCTTCAGCTATCCTTATGTCCGGTGGACAAGTAGTTTTAGCCTGCATGCTTCTTCATGCTTCCGGTTTTTTCTTTGGATATGTACTTGCAAGAATGCTCAAGTTAGACGTGTCATCGTCACGAACCATATCAATCGAGGTTGGCATGCAG AACTCGGTGCTTGGAGTTGTTCTAGCTACTCAGCACTTCGGGGATCCCCTAACTACAGTACCATGTGCTGTTTCAAGTGTGTGTCACTCAATCTTCGGTAGTATTCTTGCTGGAATTTGGAGACGCTCGTTGCCAGCTGAGATGAAGGACTGA